The following are encoded together in the Pseudomonas maumuensis genome:
- a CDS encoding DNA topoisomerase III gives MRLFLCEKPSQAKDIAKVLGAQRRGDGCWQGTDVCVTWCIGHLLETAPPDSYDERYKRWTLEDLPIIPQKWKMTVKPKTASQYKAVKRLLGEARELVIATDADREGEMIARELVEHCRYRGPIQRLWLSALDDASIRKALGRLLPGQETFSLYHSALGRSRADWLIGMNMSRLFTLLGRQSGYQGVLPVGRVQTPTLRLVVDRDRSIADFVPVPFWAIDVQLESAGAVFNAQWRAPEDACDDQGRCLKQDMAQQAAADMQAAGSARVLKIATERVREAAPLPFDLGTLQELCSKKLGLGAQETLDIAQALYETHKLITYPRSDSGYLPLSQHGEAAAILAALQRADSSLAPLRDYLDPQRRSRAWNDQKVSAHHGIIPTAAASDPARLPPKYKAVYTLIRARYLAQFLPNHEYDRTQAEFDCAGHALRAVGKQIVEPGWRRALPEALTPAKGREAPPAQVLPALREGQDCSVRDLQLKDLWTQPPKPFTEGDLIKAMKNVAKLVDDPRLKQKLKETTGIGTEATRASIIQGLLDRGYLVKNGKALSATPAAFSLIDAVPRAIADPGTTAIWEQALDMVQSGEMSLEEFVARQSAWMGKLVQRCSGMRLTISGPAAGKAATPWKKKRKSTAKGKATAGKPRQPRRKTAT, from the coding sequence ATGCGCCTCTTTCTCTGCGAAAAGCCCTCCCAGGCAAAAGACATCGCCAAGGTTCTCGGCGCCCAGCGCCGGGGCGATGGCTGCTGGCAAGGCACCGATGTCTGCGTGACCTGGTGCATCGGCCACCTGCTGGAGACCGCGCCGCCGGACAGCTACGACGAGCGCTACAAACGCTGGACCCTCGAAGACCTGCCGATCATCCCGCAAAAATGGAAGATGACGGTCAAGCCCAAGACCGCCAGCCAGTACAAGGCGGTCAAGCGCCTGCTGGGCGAGGCCCGGGAACTGGTGATCGCCACCGATGCCGACCGCGAGGGCGAAATGATCGCCCGCGAACTGGTCGAGCACTGCCGTTACCGCGGGCCGATCCAGCGCCTGTGGCTGTCGGCGCTGGACGATGCCTCGATCCGCAAGGCGCTCGGGCGCCTGCTGCCCGGCCAGGAAACGTTCAGTCTCTACCATTCGGCCCTGGGCCGCTCACGGGCCGACTGGCTGATCGGCATGAACATGAGCCGCCTGTTCACCCTGCTCGGCCGTCAGTCCGGCTACCAGGGCGTGCTGCCGGTGGGCCGGGTGCAGACTCCGACGCTGCGCCTGGTGGTGGACCGCGACCGCAGCATCGCCGATTTCGTACCCGTGCCGTTCTGGGCCATCGACGTGCAACTGGAAAGTGCGGGCGCCGTGTTCAACGCCCAGTGGCGCGCCCCCGAGGACGCCTGCGACGATCAGGGCCGCTGCCTGAAGCAGGACATGGCGCAACAAGCCGCAGCCGACATGCAGGCCGCCGGCAGCGCCCGGGTGCTGAAGATCGCCACCGAACGGGTGCGCGAAGCCGCGCCGCTGCCCTTCGACCTTGGCACCCTGCAGGAGCTGTGTTCCAAGAAGCTCGGCCTCGGCGCCCAGGAGACTCTGGATATCGCCCAGGCCCTGTACGAAACCCACAAGCTCATCACCTACCCGCGCAGCGACAGCGGTTACCTGCCCCTCAGCCAGCATGGCGAGGCCGCTGCCATCCTCGCCGCCTTGCAGCGCGCCGACAGCAGCCTCGCGCCACTGCGGGACTACCTGGATCCACAGCGCCGTTCGCGGGCGTGGAACGACCAGAAGGTCAGCGCCCACCACGGCATCATTCCCACCGCCGCCGCCAGCGACCCGGCGCGCCTGCCACCCAAGTACAAGGCGGTGTACACCCTGATCCGCGCCCGCTACCTGGCGCAGTTCCTGCCCAACCACGAGTACGACCGCACCCAGGCCGAGTTCGATTGTGCCGGCCATGCGTTGCGGGCGGTGGGCAAGCAGATCGTCGAACCGGGCTGGCGCCGGGCATTGCCCGAGGCACTGACCCCGGCCAAGGGCCGCGAGGCGCCACCGGCCCAGGTGCTGCCGGCGTTGCGCGAAGGCCAGGACTGTTCAGTGCGGGACCTGCAGCTGAAGGACCTGTGGACCCAGCCTCCCAAGCCCTTCACCGAAGGCGATCTGATCAAGGCCATGAAGAACGTCGCCAAGCTGGTGGACGACCCCAGGCTGAAACAGAAGCTCAAGGAAACCACCGGCATCGGCACCGAGGCCACTCGCGCCAGCATCATCCAGGGCCTGCTCGACCGTGGCTACCTGGTCAAGAACGGCAAGGCCCTGTCGGCCACGCCTGCCGCCTTCAGCCTGATCGACGCCGTGCCCCGGGCCATCGCCGACCCCGGCACCACGGCGATCTGGGAGCAGGCGCTGGACATGGTGCAGAGCGGGGAAATGAGCCTCGAGGAGTTCGTCGCCCGGCAATCGGCGTGGATGGGCAAGCTGGTGCAACGTTGCAGCGGCATGCGCCTGACCATCAGCGGGCCGGCGGCGGGCAAGGCTGCAACGCCCTGGAAAAAGAAGCGCAAAAGCACAGCGAAGGGCAAAGCCACAGCTGGCAAGCCCAGGCAGCCCCGGCGCAAAACAGCGACCTAG
- a CDS encoding polyurethane esterase gives MPVFDYRQLDSTASSALYKDAMALATYAYHGIDDGFSAGYQKYGFGLGLPATLVKALIGGTDSQGVIPGIPWNPDSEARALAQVKAAGWSPISAAQLGYQGKTDARGTFHGEAPGYTSAQVEILGRYDAAGQLSGIGIAFRGTSGPRENLLGDTIGDAINDLLAAIGPAGYARDYAGNAFGQLLADVAAFAKANGLSGADITVSGHSLGGLAVNSLADLSGSRWGGFYQDARYVAFASPTQAADASKVLNIGYENDPVFRVLDGTSATWGTLGVHDGAKASATNNIVNFNDHYASDAWNLLPFSIGNIATWLSHLPTAYTDGLGRVLDSSFYQWTSRDSTILVSNLSDVTRGSTWVEDLNRNAEPHKGSTFIIGSDKDDLIHGGRGNDYLEGRAGNDTFRDDGGFNLIDGGAGHDTLKLQDALANLSIARDGEGTLYVRDAAGGISLVRNVESLVSKESSLLIFSKEVSHGVAAQGLFESGKITPYASSLNGTQAGDQLVAGNQGQWLFGLGGDDRLQGGAGNDVLVGGTGNDVLLGGGGRDTFLFSGHFGQDRVLDFTGQDRLVFIGVEGGTAAPDWRTHASQVGDDLVLKFGGDSVTLVGIAGQGVGDGQIVIA, from the coding sequence ATGCCCGTATTCGATTACCGACAGCTCGACAGCACTGCCTCCTCTGCGCTGTACAAGGACGCCATGGCGCTGGCCACCTACGCCTACCATGGCATCGACGATGGCTTCAGCGCCGGCTACCAGAAGTACGGCTTCGGCCTTGGCCTGCCGGCCACGCTGGTCAAGGCGCTGATCGGCGGCACCGACAGCCAGGGCGTGATCCCCGGCATCCCCTGGAACCCCGACTCCGAAGCCCGGGCCCTGGCCCAGGTCAAGGCCGCCGGCTGGTCGCCGATCAGCGCGGCGCAACTGGGCTACCAGGGCAAGACCGACGCCCGCGGTACCTTCCACGGCGAAGCGCCGGGCTACACCTCGGCGCAGGTGGAGATCCTCGGCCGCTATGATGCCGCCGGCCAGCTCAGCGGTATCGGCATCGCTTTTCGCGGCACCAGCGGCCCACGCGAGAACCTGCTGGGCGACACCATCGGTGACGCCATCAACGACCTGCTGGCGGCGATTGGCCCGGCAGGCTATGCCCGTGATTACGCCGGCAACGCATTCGGGCAACTGCTCGCCGACGTGGCGGCCTTTGCCAAGGCCAATGGCCTGAGCGGCGCGGATATCACCGTCAGTGGTCACAGCCTCGGCGGCCTGGCAGTCAACAGCCTGGCCGACCTGAGCGGCTCGCGCTGGGGCGGTTTCTACCAGGATGCGCGCTACGTCGCCTTCGCCTCGCCAACCCAGGCCGCCGACGCCAGCAAGGTGCTCAATATCGGCTACGAGAACGACCCGGTGTTCCGTGTGCTCGACGGCACCTCGGCGACCTGGGGCACCCTGGGCGTGCATGACGGCGCCAAGGCCTCGGCCACCAACAACATCGTCAACTTCAATGACCACTACGCGTCCGACGCCTGGAACCTGCTGCCGTTCTCCATCGGCAACATCGCCACCTGGCTGTCGCACCTGCCGACGGCCTACACCGATGGCCTTGGGCGTGTGCTGGACTCCTCCTTCTATCAGTGGACCAGCCGCGACTCGACCATCCTGGTCAGCAACCTGTCGGACGTGACCCGTGGCTCGACCTGGGTCGAGGACCTCAACCGCAATGCCGAGCCGCACAAGGGCAGTACGTTCATCATCGGCTCGGACAAGGACGACCTGATCCATGGCGGGCGCGGCAACGACTACCTCGAAGGCCGGGCCGGCAACGATACCTTCCGCGATGACGGCGGTTTCAACCTGATCGACGGCGGCGCCGGCCATGACACCCTGAAGCTGCAGGATGCCTTGGCCAACCTGAGCATCGCCCGGGATGGCGAAGGCACGCTGTACGTGCGCGATGCCGCGGGCGGCATCAGCCTGGTGCGCAATGTCGAGAGCCTGGTGAGCAAGGAGTCGAGCCTGCTGATCTTCAGCAAGGAAGTCAGTCACGGGGTGGCGGCGCAGGGGTTGTTCGAAAGCGGCAAGATCACCCCCTATGCGTCCTCGCTCAACGGCACCCAGGCAGGCGACCAGCTGGTGGCGGGCAACCAGGGCCAGTGGCTGTTCGGCCTGGGCGGTGACGACCGGCTGCAGGGAGGCGCCGGCAATGACGTGCTGGTCGGCGGCACGGGCAACGATGTGCTGTTAGGTGGCGGGGGGCGCGACACCTTCCTGTTCAGCGGCCATTTCGGCCAGGACCGGGTGTTGGACTTTACCGGCCAGGACCGGCTGGTGTTCATTGGCGTGGAAGGCGGCACCGCCGCGCCGGACTGGCGTACACATGCCAGCCAGGTGGGGGATGACCTGGTGCTGAAGTTCGGCGGGGACAGCGTGACGCTGGTGGGGATTGCGGGGCAGGGGGTTGGGGATGGGCAGATCGTGATTGCCTGA
- a CDS encoding GNAT family N-acetyltransferase: MNKISVRLADWHKDNADIHRIRSAVFVAEQHVPPELEFDAEDPTAVHFLAMEGDYPIGTARLLPDGTIGRVSVLKDWRGLNVGDALMRAVIIEAQNRDLSQQMLSAQVHATPFYERLGFRVVSEEFLEAGIPHVDMVRDSREIA, translated from the coding sequence ATGAATAAGATCAGTGTTCGACTGGCCGACTGGCACAAGGACAATGCCGACATCCACCGCATCCGCAGCGCCGTGTTCGTCGCCGAGCAGCACGTGCCGCCGGAGCTGGAGTTCGACGCCGAGGACCCGACCGCCGTGCATTTCCTGGCCATGGAGGGCGACTACCCGATCGGTACCGCCCGCCTGCTGCCTGACGGTACCATCGGCCGGGTCTCGGTGCTCAAGGACTGGCGCGGCCTGAACGTGGGCGATGCGCTGATGCGCGCGGTGATCATCGAGGCGCAGAACCGCGACCTCAGCCAGCAGATGCTCAGCGCCCAGGTGCATGCAACGCCGTTCTACGAGCGCCTGGGGTTCCGCGTGGTCAGCGAGGAGTTCCTCGAGGCTGGCATCCCGCATGTGGACATGGTTCGGGATTCGCGCGAGATCGCCTGA
- a CDS encoding ribosomal protein uL16 3-hydroxylase encodes MNSDTPLQLLGGLTAREFLRDYWQKKPLLVRQAFPDFVSPIDADELAGLALEEEVESRLVLEHGERPWELRRGPFAEDAFSDLPERDWTLLVQAVDQFVPEVAELLEEFRFLPSWRIDDVMISYAAPGGSVGPHFDNYDVFLLQGDGTRNWKVGQMCNSDSALIDHADLRILADFKQSDEWTLEPGDMLYLPPRLAHYGVAESECLTYSVGFRAPSAAEVLTHFTDFLGQFLPDEERYSDADAQPVSDPHQIQHDALDRLKALIDKHMSDKDLLLTWFGQFMTEPRYPEQVVGEELSEQDLINYLEQGAVLIRNPSARMAWSELNDDLMLFASGRSCPLPAKLRELLKLVCAADALHIDNLGQWLQDEDGLMLVQQLVMQGSLGFADE; translated from the coding sequence ATGAATTCTGATACTCCACTGCAACTGCTGGGCGGCCTCACGGCCCGTGAATTCCTGCGCGACTACTGGCAGAAGAAGCCACTGCTGGTACGTCAGGCCTTCCCTGACTTCGTCAGCCCCATCGACGCCGACGAGCTGGCCGGCCTGGCCCTGGAAGAAGAAGTCGAGTCGCGCCTGGTGCTCGAGCACGGCGAGCGCCCATGGGAGCTGCGCCGCGGCCCGTTCGCCGAGGACGCCTTCAGCGACCTGCCCGAGCGTGACTGGACCCTGCTGGTACAGGCCGTGGACCAGTTCGTCCCGGAAGTTGCCGAGCTGCTGGAAGAATTCCGCTTCCTGCCAAGCTGGCGCATCGACGACGTGATGATCAGCTACGCCGCGCCCGGCGGCAGCGTCGGCCCGCACTTCGACAACTACGATGTGTTCCTGCTGCAAGGCGACGGCACGCGCAACTGGAAAGTCGGTCAGATGTGCAACAGCGACAGCGCGCTGATCGACCACGCCGACCTGCGTATCCTCGCTGACTTCAAGCAGAGCGACGAGTGGACCCTGGAACCCGGCGACATGCTCTACCTGCCGCCGCGCCTGGCCCACTACGGCGTCGCCGAGAGCGAGTGCCTGACCTACTCGGTCGGTTTCCGCGCCCCGAGCGCCGCCGAAGTGCTGACCCACTTCACCGATTTCCTCGGCCAGTTCCTGCCGGATGAAGAGCGCTACAGCGATGCCGACGCCCAGCCGGTCAGCGACCCACACCAGATCCAGCACGATGCCCTCGACCGCCTCAAGGCGCTGATCGACAAGCATATGTCCGACAAGGACCTGCTGCTGACCTGGTTCGGCCAGTTCATGACCGAGCCGCGCTACCCTGAACAGGTTGTCGGTGAGGAGCTGAGCGAGCAGGACCTGATCAACTACCTCGAACAGGGCGCCGTGCTGATCCGCAACCCAAGCGCACGCATGGCCTGGTCCGAGCTCAACGACGATCTGATGCTGTTCGCCAGCGGGCGCAGCTGCCCACTGCCGGCCAAACTGCGCGAACTGCTCAAGCTGGTGTGCGCCGCCGATGCCCTGCACATCGACAACCTTGGCCAGTGGCTGCAGGACGAAGACGGCCTGATGCTGGTACAACAGCTGGTCATGCAAGGTAGCCTGGGATTCGCCGATGAATAA
- the purB gene encoding adenylosuccinate lyase, producing the protein MQLSSLTAVSPVDGRYAGKTQALRPIFSEFGLIRFRALVEVRWLQRLAAHPQIGEVPAFSAEANAVLDSLATDFKLEHAERVKEIERTTNHDVKAIEYLLKEQAAQLPELAKVSEFIHFACTSEDINNLSHALMLRAGRDEVLLPLMRQIAEAIRTLAHTHAAVPMLSRTHGQPASPTTLGKELANVVYRLERQIAQVAAVPLLGKINGAVGNYNAHLSAYSQIDWEANARAFIEDELGLVFNPYTTQIEPHDYIAELFDAIARFNTILIDFDRDVWGYISLGYFKQKTVAGEIGSSTMPHKVNPIDFENSEGNLGIANALFQHLASKLPISRWQRDLTDSTVLRNLGVGFAHSVIAYEASLKGIGKLEVNEARIAADLDACWEVLAEPIQTVMRRFNIENPYEKLKELTRGKGITPDALLTFIDGLDMPAEAKAELKQLTPATYIGNAVAQAKRI; encoded by the coding sequence ATGCAGCTCTCCTCGCTCACTGCGGTTTCCCCTGTAGACGGCCGTTATGCCGGCAAAACCCAGGCCCTGCGCCCCATTTTCAGCGAATTCGGCCTGATCCGTTTCCGCGCCCTGGTCGAAGTGCGCTGGCTGCAGCGCCTGGCCGCCCACCCGCAGATCGGCGAAGTACCGGCGTTCAGCGCCGAAGCCAACGCCGTGCTGGACAGCCTGGCCACCGACTTCAAGCTCGAGCACGCCGAGCGCGTCAAGGAAATCGAGCGCACCACCAACCACGACGTCAAGGCCATCGAGTACCTGCTCAAGGAGCAGGCCGCGCAGTTGCCTGAGCTGGCCAAGGTCAGCGAGTTCATCCACTTCGCCTGCACCAGCGAGGACATCAACAACCTGTCCCACGCCCTGATGCTGCGTGCCGGCCGTGACGAAGTGCTGCTGCCACTGATGCGTCAGATCGCCGAAGCGATCCGCACCCTGGCCCACACCCACGCCGCCGTGCCGATGCTGTCGCGCACCCACGGCCAGCCGGCTTCGCCGACCACCCTGGGCAAGGAACTGGCCAACGTCGTCTACCGCCTGGAGCGCCAGATCGCGCAAGTGGCCGCCGTGCCGCTGCTGGGCAAGATCAACGGCGCCGTGGGCAACTACAACGCCCACCTGTCGGCCTACTCGCAGATCGACTGGGAAGCCAACGCCCGCGCCTTCATCGAAGACGAGCTGGGCCTGGTGTTCAACCCCTACACCACCCAGATCGAGCCGCACGACTATATCGCCGAGCTGTTCGACGCCATCGCCCGCTTCAACACCATCCTCATCGACTTCGACCGCGACGTCTGGGGCTACATCTCGCTGGGCTACTTCAAGCAGAAGACCGTGGCCGGCGAAATCGGCTCCTCGACCATGCCGCACAAGGTCAACCCGATCGACTTCGAGAACTCCGAAGGCAACCTGGGTATCGCCAACGCGCTGTTCCAGCACCTGGCCAGCAAGCTGCCGATCTCGCGCTGGCAGCGTGACCTGACCGACTCCACCGTGCTGCGCAACCTGGGCGTGGGCTTCGCCCACAGCGTCATCGCCTACGAGGCCAGCCTCAAGGGCATCGGCAAGCTGGAAGTCAACGAAGCCCGTATCGCCGCCGATCTGGACGCCTGCTGGGAAGTCCTGGCCGAGCCGATCCAGACCGTGATGCGCCGCTTCAACATCGAGAACCCCTACGAGAAGCTCAAGGAGCTGACCCGTGGCAAGGGCATCACCCCTGACGCACTGCTGACCTTCATCGACGGCCTGGACATGCCGGCCGAAGCCAAGGCCGAGCTCAAGCAACTGACCCCGGCGACCTACATCGGCAACGCGGTGGCCCAGGCCAAACGCATCTAA
- the hflD gene encoding high frequency lysogenization protein HflD, whose translation MNNLQEQLIALGGVFQAAVLVDRIARTGQASEANIGCMLGSLLVVDPKDTLEVFGGDDLNLRDGYRALVGALERDPSSLKREPLRYALSMLGLERQLNKRGDLLDTIGNRLPQIQSQAEHFGLVHENVIASSGALYQDTLSTLRQRIQVHGDMRFLQQASNASKIRALLLAGIRAARLWRQLGGHRWQLVLSRRKLLNELYGMMRTAD comes from the coding sequence ATGAACAACCTCCAGGAGCAACTGATTGCCCTGGGCGGCGTGTTCCAGGCCGCCGTGCTGGTGGACCGCATCGCCCGCACCGGCCAAGCCAGCGAAGCCAATATCGGCTGCATGCTCGGCAGCCTGCTGGTGGTCGACCCCAAGGACACCCTGGAAGTGTTCGGCGGCGACGACCTCAACCTGCGCGACGGCTACCGGGCGCTGGTCGGCGCCCTGGAGCGCGACCCCAGCAGCCTGAAACGCGAGCCGCTGCGCTACGCGCTGTCGATGCTGGGCCTTGAGCGGCAACTGAACAAGCGTGGCGACCTGCTCGACACCATCGGCAACCGCCTGCCGCAGATCCAGTCCCAGGCCGAGCATTTCGGCCTGGTTCATGAAAACGTCATCGCCTCCAGCGGAGCCTTGTACCAGGACACCCTGAGTACCCTGCGCCAACGAATCCAGGTGCATGGCGACATGCGTTTCCTGCAGCAGGCCAGCAACGCCTCGAAGATCCGCGCCCTGCTGCTGGCCGGTATCCGCGCCGCGCGCCTGTGGCGGCAACTGGGCGGGCACCGCTGGCAGTTGGTGCTCAGTCGGCGCAAGCTGCTCAACGAGCTGTACGGCATGATGCGCACCGCCGATTGA
- the mnmA gene encoding tRNA 2-thiouridine(34) synthase MnmA, translating into MTSPALKDPAKTRVIVGMSGGVDSSVSALLLMEQGYQVEGLFMKNWEEDDGTEYCTAREDLADAQAVCDRIGIKLHTANFAAEYWDNVFEHFLEEYKAGRTPNPDILCNREIKFKAFLDYALSLGADLIATGHYVRRRDTGELTELLKGLDPNKDQSYFLHAVGGKEIARTLFPVGELEKPEVRAIAEKHGLATAKKKDSTGICFIGERRFSDFLKQYLPAQPGEIQTTEGEVIGQHHGLMYHTIGQRQGLGIGGLKDAGDEPWYVLEKDLSRNVLVVGQGNEHPWLFSRALLASEIFWVNPIDLSSPRKLTAKVRYRQGDQQCTLEQTASGYRAVFDEPQRAVTPGQSVVFYDGEVCLGGGVIEVAEPWSPRP; encoded by the coding sequence ATGACCAGCCCAGCACTCAAAGACCCCGCCAAGACCCGCGTCATCGTCGGCATGTCCGGCGGCGTGGACTCTTCCGTCTCCGCCCTTCTGCTCATGGAGCAGGGCTACCAGGTGGAAGGTCTGTTCATGAAGAACTGGGAAGAGGACGACGGCACCGAATACTGCACCGCCCGCGAAGACCTGGCCGACGCCCAGGCCGTGTGCGACCGCATCGGCATCAAGCTGCACACCGCCAACTTCGCCGCCGAGTACTGGGACAACGTGTTCGAGCACTTCCTCGAGGAGTACAAGGCCGGCCGCACGCCGAACCCGGACATCCTCTGCAACCGCGAAATCAAGTTCAAGGCCTTCCTCGACTACGCCCTGTCCCTGGGCGCCGACCTAATCGCCACCGGCCACTATGTGCGCCGCCGCGACACCGGCGAGCTGACCGAGCTGCTCAAGGGCCTGGACCCGAACAAGGACCAGAGCTACTTCCTGCACGCCGTCGGCGGCAAGGAGATCGCCCGCACCCTGTTCCCGGTGGGCGAACTGGAAAAGCCCGAGGTGCGCGCCATCGCCGAAAAACACGGCCTGGCCACGGCCAAGAAGAAGGACTCCACCGGTATCTGCTTCATCGGTGAGCGCCGTTTCAGCGACTTCCTCAAGCAGTACCTGCCGGCCCAGCCGGGCGAGATCCAGACCACCGAGGGTGAAGTGATCGGCCAGCACCACGGCCTGATGTACCACACCATAGGCCAGCGCCAGGGCCTGGGCATCGGCGGCCTGAAGGACGCCGGCGACGAGCCGTGGTACGTGCTGGAAAAAGACCTTTCGCGCAACGTGCTGGTGGTCGGCCAGGGCAACGAGCACCCGTGGCTGTTCTCCCGCGCCCTGCTGGCCTCGGAAATCTTCTGGGTCAACCCGATCGACCTGTCCAGCCCGCGCAAGCTCACCGCCAAGGTGCGCTACCGCCAGGGCGACCAGCAATGCACGCTGGAGCAGACCGCCAGCGGCTACCGCGCAGTGTTCGACGAGCCGCAGCGCGCCGTCACCCCGGGCCAGTCAGTGGTGTTCTATGACGGCGAGGTATGCCTGGGCGGCGGCGTGATCGAAGTCGCCGAGCCCTGGAGCCCGCGCCCATGA
- a CDS encoding NUDIX hydrolase → MTWQPHITVATVVEHEGKFLFVEEFKAGQHVFNQPAGHLEANETITQAALRETLEETAWEVELTGVVGIYLYTAPSNGVTYQRICFAARPVRHHQDRDLDSDIVRTVWLTRDELLAEPSRWRSELVPRCLDDYLKGPLHSLDLLRD, encoded by the coding sequence ATGACCTGGCAACCCCACATCACTGTCGCCACCGTCGTCGAACACGAGGGCAAGTTCCTCTTCGTCGAGGAATTCAAGGCCGGCCAACATGTCTTCAACCAGCCCGCCGGCCACCTCGAAGCCAATGAAACCATCACCCAGGCCGCCCTGCGCGAAACCCTTGAGGAAACCGCCTGGGAAGTCGAGCTCACCGGCGTGGTCGGTATCTACCTGTACACCGCCCCCAGCAACGGCGTCACCTACCAGCGCATCTGCTTCGCCGCCCGCCCTGTGCGCCATCACCAGGACCGCGACCTGGACAGCGACATCGTCCGCACCGTATGGCTGACCCGCGACGAACTGCTGGCCGAGCCGTCGCGCTGGCGCAGCGAGTTGGTGCCCCGCTGCCTCGACGACTACCTCAAAGGCCCGCTGCACAGCCTTGACCTGCTGCGCGACTGA